A single window of Marinobacter sp. LA51 DNA harbors:
- a CDS encoding 50S ribosomal protein L25/general stress protein Ctc, with translation MSQDFVIEAFPRGDQGRGASRRLRREERKIPAIIYGGNKEATAISIWHNELKKALENEAFFSHVLTVELDGKKESVILKDLQRHPYKPILTHADFLRVDKDHEIHVNVPLHFINEESAPAIKLHGGVANHQINEVEVICLPQNLPEFIEVDMNAVEMDQVVHLSDLKLPEGVRVAALLQGEDHDLPVVAIHKPRGAKVDEAEDGEEGEEGEEKE, from the coding sequence ATGTCTCAGGATTTTGTTATTGAAGCATTTCCTCGTGGCGATCAGGGGAGAGGTGCGAGCCGCCGCCTGCGTCGTGAGGAACGGAAAATTCCAGCCATCATTTACGGTGGTAACAAGGAAGCAACCGCGATTTCCATCTGGCACAACGAGCTGAAGAAGGCTCTGGAAAACGAAGCGTTCTTCTCCCACGTTCTGACCGTTGAACTGGATGGCAAGAAAGAAAGCGTGATCCTGAAGGATCTGCAGCGTCACCCGTACAAGCCTATCCTGACGCACGCTGACTTCCTGCGCGTAGACAAGGACCACGAAATCCACGTGAACGTACCGCTGCACTTCATCAACGAAGAATCTGCACCGGCTATCAAGCTTCACGGCGGTGTGGCTAACCACCAGATCAACGAAGTAGAAGTGATCTGTCTGCCGCAGAACCTGCCTGAGTTCATCGAAGTCGATATGAACGCAGTTGAAATGGACCAGGTTGTTCACCTGAGCGATCTGAAACTGCCGGAAGGCGTTCGTGTTGCTGCCCTGCTCCAGGGTGAAGACCACGACCTGCCGGTTGTCGCCATTCACAAGCCGCGCGGCGCGAAAGTCGACGAAGCGGAAGACGGTGAAGAAGGCGAAGAAGGCGAAGAGAAGGAGTAA
- a CDS encoding diguanylate cyclase: MSSRDTTPTGSDARLNPLLRSVFDKLDVAVVIANLQREIVMINAAAESLFQYSELEIWGRKTKVLYASSEEFEEQGRQRYNAAARETSIYTITYARKNGETFEGETQGGPIHDEHGKLIYFVGLIRDVSARLSAERTLNSLHSITSNQSLSFNERVDAILELGADHFGLPIAIFSKIDDPTYTVMRAVHPENVLSPGMTFELGNTYCSHVFEANDVQGFHHVAQSRINSHPCYQNFGLEAYLGSPIFVDGARFGTLNFSSPEKTRPFTGQDIELVRLFADWIGNEIQRQRHLDSLTTARAEMERIAATDPLTGLGNRRMMETSLKKEIARAKRHGTTFSIAIIDFDHFKRINDRFGHQAGDEALKAFSSIAQREARDEDLFARWGGEEFIAGLPCTTSAEAVKIMNRLASQLRNVIISDDEGAARLTISVGVAQLRANESIGSLLSRADEAMYLAKSSGRDHIVIHS; the protein is encoded by the coding sequence TTGAGCTCAAGGGACACCACCCCTACCGGTAGCGATGCCCGGCTGAACCCCCTCCTGAGATCCGTGTTCGACAAGCTGGATGTAGCGGTGGTTATCGCGAACCTCCAGCGTGAAATCGTCATGATTAACGCGGCCGCAGAGTCACTTTTCCAATATTCAGAGTTAGAAATCTGGGGCCGGAAAACCAAGGTGCTCTATGCCTCGTCAGAAGAGTTCGAGGAGCAAGGCCGCCAGCGTTACAACGCGGCAGCTCGTGAAACCTCGATTTACACCATCACTTATGCCCGTAAGAACGGCGAGACATTTGAGGGCGAAACACAGGGCGGCCCCATTCACGACGAGCACGGCAAGCTGATCTATTTTGTGGGCCTGATCCGGGACGTCTCCGCGAGACTGTCCGCCGAGCGCACCCTGAACAGCCTGCACAGCATTACCTCGAACCAGAGCCTTTCCTTTAACGAACGGGTGGACGCGATCCTGGAACTGGGCGCGGATCATTTTGGACTCCCAATCGCCATCTTCAGCAAGATCGATGACCCCACCTACACCGTGATGAGGGCGGTACACCCGGAGAACGTGTTGTCTCCGGGCATGACCTTTGAGCTGGGCAACACCTACTGCTCACACGTTTTTGAAGCCAACGATGTGCAGGGCTTCCACCATGTCGCCCAAAGCAGGATCAACAGCCATCCCTGCTACCAGAATTTTGGGCTGGAAGCCTATCTGGGCTCGCCCATTTTTGTCGACGGTGCCCGTTTCGGTACCCTGAACTTCTCCAGTCCCGAGAAAACCCGCCCGTTCACCGGCCAGGACATTGAGCTGGTCCGTTTGTTCGCAGACTGGATTGGCAATGAAATTCAGCGCCAGCGGCACCTGGACTCACTCACCACAGCCCGTGCAGAGATGGAGCGTATAGCAGCAACCGACCCACTGACCGGGCTGGGCAATCGCCGGATGATGGAAACATCACTGAAAAAGGAAATAGCCCGGGCCAAGCGCCACGGAACAACCTTCTCAATCGCCATCATCGACTTCGATCACTTCAAGCGCATCAATGACCGATTCGGGCACCAGGCTGGCGACGAGGCGCTCAAGGCATTTTCCTCCATTGCTCAGCGTGAGGCGCGGGATGAGGACTTGTTCGCCCGCTGGGGCGGTGAGGAATTCATTGCCGGCCTGCCCTGTACCACCAGCGCCGAGGCAGTCAAGATCATGAACCGACTCGCCAGTCAGCTGAGGAACGTCATCATTTCCGATGACGAGGGTGCAGCCAGGCTGACCATCAGCGTCGGTGTAGCCCAACTGCGCGCTAATGAAAGCATCGGTAGCCTGTTATCCAGGGCAGATGAGGCAATGTATCTGGCCAAAAGCTCCGGACGTGATCACATTGTCATTCACAGCTGA
- a CDS encoding ribose-phosphate pyrophosphokinase — translation MSKLMIFAGNANPELAKDIAQKLHIPMGQATVGRFSDGETTVEINENVRGHDVFIIQPTCYPTNDNLMELIVMADALRRASATRVTAVIPYYGYARQDRRVRSTRVAISAKVVADMISSIGVDRVLTVDLHADQIQGFFDIPVDNIYATPVMLEDIEKQRFENFIVVSPDVGGVVRARAVAKKLDDADLAIIDKRRPKANVSQVMHIIGDVRDKTCILVDDIIDTAGTLCKAANALKEHGAARVVAYITHPVLSGPAIDNINASDLDELVVCDTIPLGDKAKNCDRIRVLGMAGLMAESIRRVSNEESISAMFENA, via the coding sequence GTGTCCAAACTGATGATTTTCGCTGGCAACGCCAATCCTGAGCTTGCCAAAGACATCGCACAGAAACTCCACATTCCCATGGGCCAGGCTACTGTCGGTCGGTTCAGCGACGGTGAAACCACCGTTGAAATCAATGAGAATGTTCGCGGCCATGATGTATTCATCATCCAGCCGACCTGCTACCCCACCAACGATAACCTGATGGAACTGATCGTGATGGCCGACGCCCTTCGCCGGGCCTCCGCAACACGTGTCACTGCCGTTATCCCCTATTACGGGTATGCACGCCAGGATCGCCGGGTACGCTCCACGCGAGTTGCCATCAGCGCCAAGGTAGTAGCAGACATGATCTCCAGCATCGGCGTGGACCGTGTCCTGACCGTCGACCTGCACGCTGACCAGATTCAGGGCTTCTTCGATATCCCGGTGGACAACATCTACGCCACGCCGGTCATGCTCGAAGACATCGAGAAGCAGCGCTTTGAAAACTTCATCGTGGTTTCTCCCGACGTTGGCGGTGTTGTTCGCGCCCGCGCCGTCGCCAAGAAACTGGACGATGCCGACCTGGCCATTATCGACAAGCGTCGCCCGAAGGCGAACGTGTCCCAGGTCATGCACATCATCGGTGACGTTCGCGACAAGACCTGCATCCTGGTGGACGACATCATCGATACCGCCGGCACCCTGTGCAAAGCAGCCAACGCTCTGAAAGAGCATGGCGCAGCCCGGGTTGTGGCCTATATCACTCACCCTGTTCTGTCAGGCCCCGCGATTGACAACATCAATGCGTCGGATCTGGACGAGCTGGTTGTCTGCGATACCATCCCGCTGGGTGACAAAGCTAAAAATTGTGATAGAATCCGCGTCCTCGGAATGGCCGGGCTGATGGCGGAATCTATTCGCCGCGTCAGCAACGAAGAATCGATCAGTGCCATGTTCGAGAATGCCTAA
- the ispE gene encoding 4-(cytidine 5'-diphospho)-2-C-methyl-D-erythritol kinase, with product MTTSITLPAPAKLNLFLHIVGRRPDGYHELQTLFQFLDHGDDITLTLTPERPGIRLAQALAGVPDQGNLVVRAAEVLAKRANSPLPGVDISIAKRLPMGGGLGGGSSDAATTLLGLNYLWQLGLDIDELAQLGLALGADVPVFVRGHAAFGEGVGEKLTPATPPEDWFVVLKPGCNINTGKIFSDQGLTRNTPRITIAPAFEGDASRYRNDCEDAVRRLYPEVNQSLDWLAQFGPARLTGTGACIFGRFPTESAARIIWESKPSGITGFVAKGVNYSPLHKKLTELK from the coding sequence GTGACTACCAGCATCACCCTGCCGGCGCCGGCGAAACTGAACCTGTTTCTGCACATTGTCGGGCGCCGGCCCGATGGCTACCACGAACTGCAAACCCTGTTTCAGTTTCTGGACCACGGCGACGACATCACCCTCACACTGACACCCGAGCGTCCGGGCATTCGCCTTGCCCAAGCCCTCGCCGGCGTTCCCGACCAGGGCAACCTGGTGGTGCGTGCCGCCGAGGTCTTGGCGAAACGGGCGAACTCGCCCCTGCCCGGCGTCGACATCAGCATTGCCAAGCGACTACCTATGGGCGGCGGTCTGGGCGGCGGCAGCTCCGACGCCGCCACTACCCTGCTGGGCCTGAATTATCTCTGGCAGCTGGGCCTCGATATTGACGAGCTGGCGCAACTGGGCCTGGCTCTCGGCGCAGATGTACCGGTGTTTGTCCGTGGCCATGCCGCTTTTGGTGAAGGTGTGGGCGAAAAACTGACGCCGGCGACACCGCCGGAGGACTGGTTCGTCGTTCTGAAACCCGGCTGCAACATCAACACCGGTAAGATTTTTTCCGATCAAGGGTTGACAAGAAACACCCCGAGAATCACAATAGCGCCCGCTTTTGAGGGAGACGCCTCGAGGTACCGAAACGACTGTGAAGATGCGGTTCGAAGACTGTATCCTGAGGTCAACCAAAGCCTGGATTGGCTTGCACAATTCGGACCTGCAAGATTAACCGGAACCGGGGCTTGCATATTTGGACGTTTCCCTACAGAATCCGCAGCCCGGATTATCTGGGAAAGCAAACCCTCCGGCATCACGGGGTTCGTAGCTAAAGGGGTGAACTATTCGCCTCTACACAAAAAGCTGACAGAGCTAAAATGA
- a CDS encoding PACE efflux transporter, which yields MRTTRDRIRQAISFELIGLLLSIPLAAFTFGYDLGKTGVLGVIGATMATVWNYVFNLAFDHGLKRLTGSTRKTLPVRFIHAISFELGLMIAFLPVIAWWMGIGLIEALIVDVAFVLFYLVFAFVFTWCYDIVFPDPDTGEELNTRA from the coding sequence ATGAGAACGACCAGAGACAGAATTCGTCAGGCCATCTCGTTCGAACTTATTGGCCTCCTGCTATCCATTCCCCTGGCTGCGTTTACCTTCGGGTACGATCTCGGTAAAACCGGGGTCCTCGGTGTAATCGGTGCAACCATGGCAACGGTGTGGAACTATGTATTCAACCTGGCCTTCGATCACGGCCTGAAGCGACTGACCGGCTCCACCCGTAAAACCCTACCGGTACGATTCATTCACGCCATCAGCTTTGAGCTAGGCTTGATGATCGCATTTTTGCCGGTGATTGCCTGGTGGATGGGAATCGGACTGATTGAGGCCCTGATTGTCGACGTTGCTTTTGTACTCTTTTACCTGGTGTTCGCGTTTGTGTTCACCTGGTGTTACGACATCGTGTTTCCAGACCCGGATACCGGGGAAGAGCTGAACACACGGGCCTGA
- the ychF gene encoding redox-regulated ATPase YchF translates to MGFNCGIVGLPNVGKSTLFNALTKSGIGAENFPFCTIEPNAGVVAMPDPRLNKLSEMVKPERTVPTTMEFVDIAGLVAGASKGEGLGNQFLANIRQTDAIAHVVRCFEDGNVIHVANKVDPASDIDVINTELALADLDTVEKAIKRVQRVAKSGDKEAKAQLEMFEKLLPVLNEGKPVRSMNLDKDQMALVRELCLLTVKPTMYIANVNEDGFEDNPHLDTVREIAASENAVVVPICNKLEAEISELEDEEKAMFLDEMGMEEPGLDRVIRAGYDLLGLQTYFTAGVKEVRAWTVRIGATAPQAAAVIHTDFERGFIRAEIVGYNDFVQFNGEAGAKDAGKWRLEGKDYIVQDGDVIHFRFNV, encoded by the coding sequence ATGGGATTTAACTGCGGCATCGTCGGCCTTCCCAACGTCGGCAAATCCACCCTGTTCAACGCACTGACCAAGTCTGGCATTGGCGCCGAGAACTTCCCGTTCTGCACCATCGAGCCCAATGCCGGTGTGGTAGCGATGCCGGATCCGCGCCTGAACAAGCTGTCCGAGATGGTCAAGCCGGAGCGCACGGTTCCCACTACCATGGAATTCGTCGATATTGCCGGCCTGGTTGCCGGCGCCTCTAAAGGCGAAGGCCTGGGCAACCAGTTCCTGGCCAACATTCGTCAGACCGACGCCATTGCACACGTCGTGCGCTGCTTCGAAGACGGCAACGTGATCCACGTCGCCAACAAGGTTGATCCGGCATCTGACATCGACGTGATCAACACCGAGTTGGCCCTGGCCGATCTGGACACCGTAGAGAAGGCTATCAAACGCGTTCAGCGCGTGGCCAAGAGTGGCGACAAGGAAGCCAAGGCACAGCTGGAGATGTTCGAGAAGCTGCTGCCAGTGCTGAACGAAGGCAAGCCGGTGCGCAGCATGAATCTGGACAAAGACCAGATGGCGCTAGTCCGCGAGCTGTGCCTGCTCACGGTGAAGCCAACCATGTACATCGCGAACGTCAATGAAGACGGATTCGAGGACAATCCACACCTGGATACTGTGCGCGAGATTGCCGCTTCCGAGAACGCCGTTGTCGTCCCCATCTGCAACAAGCTGGAAGCCGAGATTTCGGAACTGGAAGACGAAGAAAAGGCCATGTTCCTGGATGAAATGGGCATGGAAGAGCCGGGACTGGACCGCGTTATTCGCGCCGGTTACGATCTGCTGGGCCTGCAGACCTACTTCACCGCCGGCGTGAAGGAAGTTCGCGCCTGGACTGTCCGTATTGGTGCCACAGCGCCCCAGGCCGCCGCCGTGATCCATACTGATTTCGAGCGCGGCTTTATCCGTGCCGAGATTGTGGGCTACAACGATTTCGTCCAGTTCAATGGCGAAGCCGGTGCCAAAGACGCCGGTAAATGGCGCCTTGAGGGCAAGGATTACATCGTTCAGGACGGCGACGTTATCCACTTCCGCTTCAACGTGTAA
- a CDS encoding DMT family transporter, whose product MTNWVFLALAIVAEVVATSSLKASDGFTRLTPSLIVVVGYGVAFYLLSLALRSIPVGTAYAIWAGLGIVLVAAAGWLLFDQKLDAWGIVGMALIVSGVFVLNVLSRAGGH is encoded by the coding sequence ATGACAAATTGGGTATTTCTGGCGTTGGCGATTGTCGCGGAAGTGGTGGCCACTTCGTCGCTCAAGGCGAGTGATGGCTTTACCCGGCTGACGCCATCGTTGATCGTGGTTGTGGGCTATGGCGTGGCCTTTTATCTGCTGTCGCTGGCGTTGCGAAGCATACCGGTGGGGACCGCCTACGCGATCTGGGCTGGTCTGGGGATTGTGCTGGTGGCAGCTGCGGGGTGGTTGTTGTTCGATCAAAAGCTGGACGCCTGGGGTATTGTCGGAATGGCACTGATCGTGTCAGGGGTGTTTGTGCTGAACGTGCTGTCCCGCGCCGGTGGCCACTGA
- the pth gene encoding aminoacyl-tRNA hydrolase gives MAQDIVMVVGLGNPGPDYENTRHNAGALFVEALARHAGQTLRPEKKYHGLYARIQWQGLDLHLLNPSTFMNRSGLSIKALADFFKISPEQILVAHDELDLPPGTAKLKKGGGHGGHNGLRDAIAHLGSKEFQRLRLGIGHPGDSRKVTGFVLGRLGKKETEELTAVFDEIMRVLPEAASGKLAAAMNRLHSFKPAP, from the coding sequence ATGGCACAGGATATTGTCATGGTGGTCGGACTGGGTAACCCCGGTCCTGATTACGAGAATACCCGCCACAACGCCGGCGCCCTGTTCGTCGAAGCGCTGGCCCGCCATGCGGGCCAGACGCTCCGTCCCGAAAAGAAGTACCACGGGCTCTATGCCCGCATTCAGTGGCAGGGACTCGACCTGCACTTGCTGAACCCCTCCACGTTTATGAACCGCAGCGGCCTGTCCATCAAGGCTCTGGCGGACTTTTTCAAGATTTCCCCCGAACAGATACTGGTCGCCCACGACGAACTCGACCTGCCCCCTGGCACTGCCAAGCTGAAAAAAGGCGGTGGTCATGGAGGCCACAACGGTCTGCGGGATGCCATTGCGCACCTCGGCAGCAAGGAGTTCCAACGCCTACGACTGGGCATCGGCCATCCAGGCGACAGCCGAAAGGTAACCGGATTCGTTCTCGGCCGACTCGGCAAGAAAGAAACCGAGGAGCTGACCGCGGTTTTTGATGAGATTATGCGGGTTCTGCCAGAGGCCGCCAGCGGCAAACTGGCCGCCGCCATGAACCGCCTGCACAGCTTCAAGCCTGCCCCCTGA
- a CDS encoding serine hydrolase domain-containing protein translates to MPQPNVVAGLSLDRLERIASHLDDNYISTGKLPGAVTLVARHGQVVWTHAQGLMDVERSKPARNDTIFRIYSMTKPVTSIAMMQLYEQGRFLLDDPVHKYIPAWRNLAVYKAGSWPNFETQPVTRAMTVRDLLTHMSGLTYGFLERTEVDAAYRQLKLDGSGTLTLDKLVDRLADLPLEYSPGTAWNYSVSTDVLGYLVQKLSGQSLDDYFQEHIFDPLGMTDTGFQVPQAQLDRFAACYLHQPGDTMKLQDDPQRSRYLKTPGFLSGGGGLVSTISDYHRFAQALCQGGEYQGERIIGRKTLEFMRSNHLPGNQDLPALSIGAFSETPYEGNGFGLGFSVKTDVAKSHTIGSVGEYGWGGLASTNFFVDPVEDMVVVFMTQLMPSSTYPIRQELRAMVHGALV, encoded by the coding sequence ATGCCCCAACCCAACGTTGTCGCCGGTTTGTCGCTGGATCGTCTGGAGCGCATTGCAAGTCACCTTGATGACAATTACATCAGTACCGGCAAGCTGCCCGGCGCCGTTACCCTGGTGGCCCGCCATGGACAAGTGGTCTGGACCCACGCCCAGGGCTTGATGGATGTGGAGCGTAGCAAGCCAGCCCGCAACGACACCATTTTTCGCATCTACTCCATGACCAAGCCGGTGACTTCCATCGCCATGATGCAGCTCTATGAGCAGGGGCGTTTCCTACTGGACGATCCGGTGCACAAATACATTCCGGCGTGGCGCAATCTGGCAGTTTACAAAGCCGGAAGCTGGCCGAATTTCGAGACCCAACCTGTTACCCGCGCCATGACCGTACGGGACCTGCTCACCCATATGTCGGGCCTGACCTATGGGTTTCTGGAGCGCACCGAGGTTGATGCCGCCTACCGCCAGCTCAAACTGGATGGCAGTGGCACTCTGACCCTGGACAAACTGGTCGATCGGCTGGCCGATCTGCCATTGGAGTATTCACCCGGCACCGCCTGGAATTACTCGGTATCAACCGATGTGCTCGGCTACCTGGTACAGAAGCTGTCTGGTCAATCACTCGACGACTACTTTCAGGAGCACATATTTGACCCTCTGGGCATGACTGATACCGGTTTTCAGGTACCTCAGGCTCAGCTGGATCGCTTTGCCGCCTGCTACCTGCACCAACCGGGTGACACCATGAAGCTGCAAGACGATCCGCAGCGCTCGCGCTACCTGAAAACCCCGGGTTTCCTTTCCGGTGGTGGCGGGCTGGTGTCCACGATCAGCGACTACCACCGGTTTGCCCAGGCCCTGTGCCAGGGCGGCGAGTATCAGGGCGAGCGCATCATCGGCCGAAAAACCCTGGAATTCATGCGCAGCAATCATTTGCCCGGCAATCAGGATCTGCCGGCGCTGTCGATTGGCGCTTTCAGTGAAACACCGTACGAGGGCAACGGCTTTGGCCTGGGATTCTCGGTTAAAACCGACGTCGCCAAGTCACACACCATCGGCTCCGTGGGCGAATACGGTTGGGGCGGCCTGGCCAGCACTAACTTTTTCGTCGATCCGGTGGAGGACATGGTAGTCGTGTTCATGACCCAGCTCATGCCTTCTTCAACTTACCCAATTCGCCAGGAGCTGCGAGCAATGGTGCACGGCGCACTCGTTTGA
- the lolB gene encoding lipoprotein insertase outer membrane protein LolB, with the protein MPRTLRLWLLLPLIALLGACTTIDLAPLPEGMTDQPPADWAKRSQQLTRFDHWQLMGKLAVRQPSDSGTALINHWIQQGEAYDLALSSSFLGMGSTTLKGVPGFIELTLPGGDTYRSGEPEALVAAATGWQLPLNHLVWWIRGLPAPGDDFRLLFNDANQLAIIRQAGWEIRYDRWQQFLPDHPTLPAKITALKDDKRVRLVVSNWNTLDTKP; encoded by the coding sequence ATGCCACGAACGCTCCGTTTATGGCTGTTACTGCCATTGATCGCCCTGCTTGGCGCCTGCACCACCATCGACCTGGCACCCCTGCCTGAGGGGATGACCGATCAACCACCCGCCGACTGGGCCAAGCGTAGCCAGCAACTGACCCGCTTCGACCACTGGCAGCTGATGGGCAAACTGGCGGTGCGGCAACCCTCCGACAGCGGTACCGCGCTGATCAATCATTGGATTCAACAGGGCGAGGCCTACGACCTGGCCCTGTCGTCGTCATTCCTGGGCATGGGCAGCACCACTCTAAAAGGTGTGCCGGGGTTTATTGAACTGACCCTGCCCGGTGGCGACACCTACCGGTCCGGCGAACCCGAGGCGCTCGTGGCGGCCGCTACCGGCTGGCAATTACCCCTGAACCATCTGGTTTGGTGGATTCGGGGCCTGCCCGCCCCAGGCGACGATTTCCGGCTTCTGTTTAACGACGCCAATCAATTAGCGATCATTCGCCAGGCCGGCTGGGAAATCCGCTACGACCGCTGGCAGCAATTCCTGCCAGACCACCCCACCCTGCCGGCGAAAATCACCGCCCTGAAGGACGACAAGCGGGTGCGATTAGTGGTCAGTAACTGGAACACCCTGGACACCAAGCCGTGA
- a CDS encoding transporter substrate-binding domain-containing protein: protein MNPSKTLFAVLFSVCLLAFSSLSLAGVLRILAPDLPGTSEPGGKGRDAETVKRVLQRCGYEAKFLTQPFGRHIFTYRDSNKADAVMTVPLGTQLSGYSTAAYIWYQNGAVYDANRIPRVNSVADLQGRDVVTFKNGVELLELENYEVKFGSVLELANQRIHSHLLLLGRVDAILADGLIVAEINRRILTSASSIFELDQLPDLKFAPIFTPTPYKLVFREPALAKAFDSCFDLAYEEGVVTRIDEKYIGRLQQSLGFRYLGL, encoded by the coding sequence ATGAACCCTTCCAAAACGTTGTTTGCCGTTCTCTTCAGTGTTTGCCTGCTGGCGTTCTCGTCTCTAAGTCTGGCCGGCGTTCTTCGTATCCTCGCCCCGGATTTACCGGGCACCTCTGAGCCGGGCGGGAAGGGCCGGGATGCCGAAACCGTCAAGCGGGTTTTGCAGCGGTGCGGTTATGAGGCCAAATTCCTGACCCAGCCGTTTGGTCGCCACATCTTTACCTACCGGGATTCCAATAAAGCCGACGCGGTGATGACTGTGCCCCTGGGTACTCAGCTTTCCGGATACTCTACCGCTGCTTACATCTGGTACCAGAACGGCGCCGTGTACGACGCTAACCGTATTCCGAGGGTCAACTCTGTGGCGGATCTGCAGGGCCGGGACGTGGTCACCTTCAAAAATGGTGTTGAGCTGCTTGAACTGGAAAATTACGAGGTCAAATTCGGTTCAGTTCTGGAGCTCGCGAACCAGCGGATTCATTCCCACTTACTGCTGCTTGGGCGGGTAGATGCCATTCTGGCCGACGGGCTTATCGTGGCAGAGATCAACCGACGTATTCTGACCTCAGCATCCTCAATATTTGAGCTGGATCAGCTGCCGGATCTGAAGTTTGCCCCGATCTTCACGCCCACACCCTACAAATTGGTATTTCGCGAACCCGCGCTGGCGAAAGCCTTTGATAGTTGTTTCGACCTCGCCTACGAAGAGGGCGTGGTGACACGCATCGATGAAAAATATATAGGCCGGCTCCAGCAGTCGCTGGGCTTTCGGTATCTGGGACTTTGA